A DNA window from Daucus carota subsp. sativus chromosome 3, DH1 v3.0, whole genome shotgun sequence contains the following coding sequences:
- the LOC108213335 gene encoding probable receptor-like protein kinase At5g20050 — protein MEDKKANIISISLVILLILVIAIARVSLKLSNSFYLIAGADIAAILAIIAFIFIRKRLNHRRELVENRLVSEGRELRIEYSFLRKVAGVPTKFRYNELEEATDGFQSLVGRGASASVFKGILSDGTAVAVKRMEGNERGEKDFRSEVAAIASVQHVNLVHLLGYCTVQTGPRFLVYEFIPKGSLDKWIFPQQGSGSCRSYDQLGGCLSWDLRYGVALDVAKALSYLHHDCRSRILHLDVKPENILLDDCFRAFVSDFGLSKLMGKNESRIITTIRGTKGYLAPEWLLEFGVSEKSDIYSYGMVLLEIIGGRRNICRIEEPDHDNSKRTFQYFPKIVTQKLKEGKILEVVDKRLIEKGEIIDERQVRRLVCIALWCIQEKARLRPSMTEVLELLEGRKDIEDPPETQMLVVDLLSIDEEPIRGHQRARIAELASPQVSSKRFSSSRYSFSSCVSMISGR, from the coding sequence ATGGAAGACAAGAAAGCAAACATAATATCCATTTCTTTGGTCATCCTACTCATCCTTGTTATTGCCATTGCTCGTGTTTCTCTCAAGCTTTCCAACTCATTTTATCTCATAGCTGGTGCAGATATTGCAGCCATTCTTGCAATCATAGCTTTCATTTTCATCCGAAAACGCCTGAATCATCGAAGAGAGCTTGTCGAAAATCGACTAGTCTCTGAAGGCAGAGAACTCCGGATTGAATATAGCTTCTTGAGGAAAGTTGCCGGCGTGCCAACAAAATTCAGGTACAATGAGCTCGAGGAGGCCACGGATGGGTTTCAATCACTGGTAGGCCGAGGCGCCTCGGCCTCGGTTTTTAAAGGCATTTTAAGCGATGGCACTGCGGTTGCAGTTAAGAGAATGGAAGGAAATGAACGCGGTGAAAAGGATTTTAGATCAGAAGTTGCGGCGATTGCTAGTGTGCAACATGTTAATCTTGTGCATTTGCTTGGCTATTGTACTGTGCAAACGGGTCCAAGGTTTCTTGTTTATGAATTTATTCCGAAAGGGTCGTTAGATAAATGGATATTTCCTCAGCAAGGTAGCGGAAGCTGCAGGAGTTATGATCAATTAGGTGGATGTCTTTCTTGGGATTTGAGATATGGAGTGGCTCTTGATGTGGCCAAGGCTCTGTCTTATCTGCATCATGATTGTAGGTCTCGGATTCTGCATCTTGATGTGAAGCCGGAGAATATACTTCTGGATGATTGTTTTCGCGCTTTTGTGTCAGATTTTGGATTGTCAAAGCTGATGGGAAAAAATGAGAGCAGGATTATAACTACTATCAGAGGGACTAAAGGGTATTTGGCTCCAGAATGGCTATTGGAGTTTGGAGTTTCCGAGAAGTCTGATATTTATAGCTATGGAATGGTACTTCTGGAGATTATTGGAGGGCGGAGAAATATATGTAGGATTGAGGAGCCTGATCATGATAACTCCAAGAGAACGTTTCAGTATTTTCCAAAAATTGTTACTCAGAAGCTGAAAGAGGGTAAGATTCTAGAAGTGGTTGATAAGAGACTGATTGAAAAGGGGGAAATTATTGATGAGAGACAGGTGAGAAGACTGGTTTGCATAGCATTATGGTGTATACAAGAGAAGGCCAGGCTAAGGCCAAGTATGACAGAAGTTCTTGAATTGCTTGAAGGTCGTAAAGATATAGAAGATCCACCGGAGACCCAAATGCTGGTTGTGGATTTGTTGTCAATAGATGAAGAGCCGATTCGCGGTCATCAAAGAGCAAGGATTGCTGAACTAGCTTCACCTCAAGTGAGCAGTAAACGGTTTTCTTCCAGCAGATACTCATTTTCCAGCTGCGTGTCGATGATTTCAGGCAGGTGA